The Longimicrobiaceae bacterium genomic sequence ATTCCCCAGCCGCCGAGCAGGCAGACCGTCTGCGCGACCGTGGCGGCGCGGGCGAGGCGCAAGCGGCGGCGAAGCAGCGCCCAGCCGGAGAGGAGCGCCGCGATGATGCCCGATGCGACTACGGGCGCGGCGCCGGGGCTCAGCAGGCCTTGCCACAGGTGCGGGGCGCGGGCGTGGAGAAGCGGAAGGACGAGGATCGAAAGTCCCACCGTGGCCGTGCCCGCCCACAGCGCGCGGCGGCGGAAGTCCTCGCGCAGCTCGCCCGCCGTCTCGTTCGCCAGGTACACGGCGGCCAGGTACGCGCACACGGCGAGCGCGAAGGCGCCCATCGAAAGCGACAGCGGGGCCAGCCACGGTGGCGTTCCGGAGATGAGCACATCCTCGCACGACACGCGGAAGCCGCCGGCGGAGACGGCGCCCAGGCACATCCCCAGCAGCACCGGCGTGATCACGCTCGCCGCGCCGAACACCGCACCCCATCTCCGCCCCGTCCGCCCCACGCCCGCACCCCGCGCGCTCTGCGGCGAGTAGGCGCGGAAGACGAACGCGGCGCCGCGCAGGATGATGCCCAGCAGCACCAGGTGGAACGGGACGAAGAGGCCCACGCCCAGCGCGGCGTACGCCGCCGGGAAGCCCGCGAAGAGCAGCACCACCACGAAGATGAGCCAGACATGGTTCGCCTCCCACACCGGCCCCATCGCGTGGGCGATGGCGTCACGCTGCGCGTCCCGGCGCGGCCCGCGCGCGAACGCGTCCCACACGCCCGCGCCGAAGTCAGCGCCCGCCAGCACCGCATACGCGATCAGCGCCGCCAGCGCGACGCCCGCCACCGCCGTCTCAGCCGACACCCGCCACCTCCGGCGTCTGCGTCACATCCACCGTCTCGTCCGAAGCTGGGGCGCCCGTGGCGAGGCGGCGCAGGAGCAGCGCCAGCGCGATGCCCAGCGCGAGGTAGAGCACGGAGAAGCCGAAGAGCGTCGCGGGCACCTCGCCCACCGGCGTCACGCCATCCGCCGTGCGCATGACGCCGTAGACCACCCACGGCTGGCGGCCCACCTCGGTGACGATCCAGCCCGCCTCGAGCGCGAGGAAGCCCAGCGGCGACGCGGCGAGCAGCGCCCACAGCAGAAGCCGCGCATCTTCCCGCTTCCTCCATCTGGCGATCCAGAAGATCATCCCGAGGGCCGCCAGCGCCGTCCCGCAGCCCACCATCACCTGGAACGCGAGGTGGGAGATGAGCACGTTCGGGCGCTCGTCGCGCGGAAAGGCGTCGAGGCCGCGCACCGTCGCGTCCGCATCTCCCGTCGCCAGGAAGCTGAGGCCGCGGGGGATGCGGATCGCCCAGCGCACGGTGTCGTTCGCCGCGTCGGGGATGCCGCCGATGAGCAGCGGCACGCGCGCCCCGGTGCGGAAGTGCGCCTCCATGGCGGCCAGCTTCGCGGGCTGCC encodes the following:
- a CDS encoding cytochrome d ubiquinol oxidase subunit II, which encodes MSAETAVAGVALAALIAYAVLAGADFGAGVWDAFARGPRRDAQRDAIAHAMGPVWEANHVWLIFVVVLLFAGFPAAYAALGVGLFVPFHLVLLGIILRGAAFVFRAYSPQSARGAGVGRTGRRWGAVFGAASVITPVLLGMCLGAVSAGGFRVSCEDVLISGTPPWLAPLSLSMGAFALAVCAYLAAVYLANETAGELREDFRRRALWAGTATVGLSILVLPLLHARAPHLWQGLLSPGAAPVVASGIIAALLSGWALLRRRLRLARAATVAQTVCLLGGWG